Proteins found in one Planococcus citri chromosome 2, ihPlaCitr1.1, whole genome shotgun sequence genomic segment:
- the LOC135833724 gene encoding uncharacterized protein LOC135833724: MMKSSFLIVSIFAFGPIFTKCNNSTSSAINGTISSTSSNSNSTMKSYETRILLTNTNTDLIAHPTPPRPTTLEELICHNKLFIDNSLLIHYLYLNNRTLIALPLAFGKTTSLQMLKTFFQIEIDETTGERLKPEETKSHKLFVKREITCSNSNQTVNIQDEFLINDGNYSDVLKLMGTKPVIHLDLHVSESPKTIQDVENLLRNRLKNSILEHDYLKHNLSQYEAHRSKYKDLLDHLNSTRISEMSQTLPSLATILADIFNQTVIVLIDDYDAPLNKIFDILTIEKDQKTAISHIKSIYRSLINSSFVQYVFITGTYYWADPELFPESEFALNTVAGGEAINFYGFTENQIEMIFKQTNMEQYLAQVKSYYKAYDFGISEELLKYNPYSITASIANPNQIGSLWISIETTSTITLIKHLVKYTDFNKQLYQVLIGGYIPIQIHPLKKTPTRVLSFTFDDFSKQSSAIKNSSLLDTIEWYSRHNLDSTIGFKTLFATGYLTRVRDTESLHHIDLERTILAKPANLEIKKHLWSQYDSILGISTADTVDRTQELLEASTNFNELLIQLISTNYTNCKHFAIHLKKLMKSYKPLGMQTPGAAVHYNERIIESLIETHILSSVYKLDILSREIRAMFNWINRNRPDVVLITRERRMVIIQFKYGNLATPKEVMDEAKEYAAWYLEKRNERNYGHISDFKLITVIVRRTLKKRIEVDVEILPRKDIENIIVSSTRGQPRWKS, translated from the coding sequence GTCATCCTTCCTAATCGTTTCAATCTTCGCATTTGGACCAATATTCACAAAATGTAATAATTCTACATCCAGTGCAATTAATGGAACAATATCATCAACTTCCTCTAATTCCAATTCAACGATGAAATCCTACGAAACTCGAATACTCCTCACAAACACCAATACAGATCTCATTGCACATCCTACTCCTCCAAGACCAACTACTCTCGAGGAACTAATCTGCCATAACAAGTTATTCATCGATAATTCATTATTAATCCATTATTTATACCTCAATAATAGAACTCTAATCGCATTACCTCTCGCATTTGGAAAAACCACCAGTCTCCAAatgttaaaaacatttttccaaatcgaAATAGATGAAACTACCGGAGAAAGATTGAAACCGGAGGAAACTAAATCTCACAAGCTTTTCGTCAAAAGAGAAATAACTTGTAGTAATAGTAACCAAACAGTAAATATACAAGATGAATTCCTCATCAACGATGGAAATTATAGCGATGTATTGAAACTAATGGGTACAAAACCAGTCATCCATCTAGATCTGCATGTTTCAGAATCTCCTAAAACGATCCAAGATGTTGAAAACTTGTTACGAAATCGTTTGAAGAACTCTATTCTAGAGCACGATTATCTTAAACATAATTTATCCCAGTATGAAGCTCATCGTAGCAAATACAAAGATCTTTTAGATCACCTGAATTCCACTAGAATATCTGAAATGTCTCAGACGTTACCTAGTTTAGCTACCATACTCGCAGATATTTTCAATCAAACCGTTATCGTCTTGATAGACGACTACGATGCACCTTTGAATAAAATCTTCGATATTCTAACCATCGAAAAAGATCAGAAGACTGCAATATCTCACATCAAATCTATATACAGATCACTGATCAATTCTTCATTCGTTCAATACGTCTTCATCACCGGTACCTATTACTGGGCAGATCCTGAACTATTTCCAGAATCAGAATTCGCATTAAACACTGTAGCAGGAGGAGAAGCAATCAACTTCTACGGTTTTACAGAAAATCagattgaaatgattttcaaacagACAAACATGGAGCAGTATTTAGCCCAAGTTAAATCATACTATAAAGCGTACGATTTCGGAATTTCGGAAGAATTACTAAAATACAACCCATACTCCATCACAGCTTCTATCGCCAACCCTAACCAAATAGGTTCGCTTTGGATATCCATCGAGACCACCTCAACAATAACGCTGATTAAGCATTTAGTCAAATACACCGATTTCAACAAACAGCTTTACCAAGTCCTCATCGGAGGTTATATCCCAATACAGATCCaccctttgaaaaaaacacccacTCGAGTACTCTCGTTCACATTCGATGACTTTTCAAAGCAATCTTCAGCCATTAAAAACTCATCTTTACTCGATACAATCGAATGGTACTCGAGGCACAATCTAGACTCAACGATCGGATTCAAAACCTTGTTCGCAACAGGATACCTGACTCGAGTCCGCGATACAGAATCATTACATCATATCGATCTCGAACGAACCATTTTAGCTAAACCAGCTAATctggaaatcaaaaaacaccTATGGTCTCAGTACGACTCCATTTTAGGTATTTCGACGGCAGATACCGTAGATAGAACTCAGGAATTACTCGAAGCATCGAcgaatttcaacgaattattAATACAACTCATCAGTACAAACTACACCAATTGCAAACATTTCGCTATTCACTTGAAGAAATTAATGAAATCGTATAAACCTCTAGGAATGCAAACACCCGGAGCTGCTGTACATTATAACGAAAGGATAATCGAATCATTGATCGAAACGCATATTTTATCCAGCGTGTATAAATTGGATATCCTTTCGAGAGAAATTAGAGCAATGTTTAATTGGATCAATCGTAATAGACCTGATGTAGTTTTAATTACACGTGAAAGAAGAATGGTTATTATTCAATTCAAGTATGGAAACTTAGCTACGCCGAAAGAAGTAATGGATGAGGCGAAGGAGTACGCGGCTTGGTATCTGGAGAAAAGAAACGAGAGAAATTACGGCCACATTTcggattttaaattaattactgTTATAGTACGAAGGACTTTGAAGAAACGTATAGAAGTAGATGTTGAGATTTTACCTCGTAAggatatcgaaaacataatcGTTAGTTCTACTCGTGGTCAACCAAGGTGGAAGTCTTGA